In Anaerobacillus isosaccharinicus, one genomic interval encodes:
- a CDS encoding 2-oxoacid:ferredoxin oxidoreductase subunit beta, producing the protein MSTFKDFRNNIKPNWCPGCGDFSVQAAIQRAAANVGLEPENLAVVSGIGCSGRISGYINSYGFHGIHGRSLPIAQGVKMANRDLTVIASGGDGDGFAIGMGHTVHAIRRNIDVTYIVMDNQIYGLTKGQTSPRSEMGFKTKSTPTGSIESAIGIMELAISAGAGFVAQSFSSDLKELTSIIEQGINHKGFSFINVFSPCVTFNKVNTYEWFKENIVKLDSIEGYDPTSRAQAVNTLMEHNGLVTGLIYQNKERPSYEQLVHGFKETPLVNQDITLEKDTFDQLLTEFM; encoded by the coding sequence ATGTCTACATTTAAAGACTTCCGAAATAATATAAAGCCTAACTGGTGTCCAGGATGTGGTGACTTCTCAGTACAAGCAGCTATTCAAAGAGCAGCTGCAAATGTAGGGCTAGAGCCAGAAAACCTTGCAGTAGTGTCAGGAATTGGATGTTCAGGTCGTATCTCAGGTTATATAAACTCATATGGCTTCCATGGAATTCATGGTCGTTCATTACCGATTGCCCAAGGTGTAAAAATGGCTAATCGTGACTTAACTGTTATTGCTTCTGGTGGAGACGGCGATGGGTTTGCCATCGGGATGGGTCACACTGTCCACGCGATCAGAAGAAACATTGATGTGACTTATATCGTTATGGATAATCAAATCTACGGCTTAACAAAAGGTCAAACATCACCTCGAAGTGAAATGGGCTTTAAAACTAAGAGTACGCCAACGGGTTCAATAGAATCAGCGATTGGTATCATGGAGTTAGCAATCTCTGCTGGCGCTGGATTCGTTGCTCAAAGTTTTTCAAGTGACCTAAAAGAATTAACGTCGATTATTGAACAAGGAATTAACCATAAAGGATTTTCATTCATTAATGTATTTAGCCCATGCGTAACGTTTAACAAAGTTAATACTTATGAATGGTTTAAAGAAAACATTGTGAAGTTAGACTCAATTGAAGGTTATGACCCAACAAGTCGTGCTCAAGCTGTTAATACTTTAATGGAACACAATGGATTAGTTACAGGATTAATCTATCAAAATAAAGAGAGACCTTCATATGAGCAATTAGTTCATGGCTTTAAAGAAACTCCTTTAGTTAATCAAGACATTACTCTTGAAAAAGATACATTTGATCAATTGCTAACTGAATTTATGTAG